In Rattus norvegicus strain BN/NHsdMcwi chromosome 3, GRCr8, whole genome shotgun sequence, a genomic segment contains:
- the Smox gene encoding spermine oxidase isoform X3 — MFLWKCLSAEPSPSFVFCFEMGESVSRAGHATFELGATWIHGSHGNPIYQLAEANGLLEETTDGERSVGRISLYSKNGVACYLTNRGRRIPKDVVEEFSDLYNEVYNLTQEFFRNGKPVNAESQNSVGVFTREKVRNRIRDDPDDTEATKRLKLAMIQQYLKVESCESSSHSIDEVSLSAFGEWTEIPGAHHIIPSGFMRVVELLAKGIPPHVIQLGKPVRCIHWDQASARPRGPEIEPRGEGDHNHDAGEGGQSGENPQQGRWDEDEQWPVVVECEDCEVIPADHVIVTVSLGVLKRQYTSFFRPCLPTEKVAAIHRLGIGTTDKIFLEFEEPFWGPECNSLQFVWEDEAESCTLTYPPELWYRKICGFDVLYPPERYGHVLSGWICGEEALVMERCDDEAVAEICTEMLRQFTGNPNIPKPRRILRSAWGSNPYFRGSYSYTQVGSSGADVEKLAKPLPYTESSKTAHGSSTKQQPGHLLSSKCPEQSLDPSRGSIKPMQVLFSGEATHRKYYSTTHGALLSGQREAARLIEMYRDLFQQGP, encoded by the exons GACACGCCACCTTTGAGCTGGGAGCCACCTGGATCCATGGATCCCACGGGAACCCTATCTATCAACTAGCAGAAGCCAATGGCCTTTTGGAAGAGACAACAGATGGGGAGCGCAGCGTGGGCCGCATCAGCCTCTACTCCAAGAATGGCGTGGCCTGCTACCTTACCAACCGTGGCCGCCGCATCCCCAAGGACGTGGTTGAGGAATTCAGTGATTTATACAACGAG GTCTATAACTTGACCCAGGAGTTCTTCCGGAATGGTAAACCAGTCAATGCTGAGAGTCAGAACAGTGTCGGGGTGTTCACCCGGGAGAAGGTGCGGAATCGCATCAGGGATGACCCTGACGACACAGAGGCCACCAAGCGCCTGAAGCTCGCCATGATCCAGCAGTACCTGAAG GTGGAGAGCTGTGAAAGCAGCTCTCACAGCATAGATGAAGTGTCCCTGAGCGCCTTTGGAGAATGGACGGAGATCCCTGGCGCCCATCACATCATCCCCTCCGGCTTCATGCGAGTTGTGGAGCTGCTGGCTAAGGGCATTCCCCCACATGTCATCCAGCTGGGGAAACCCGTCCGTTGCATCCACTGGGACCAGGCCTCGGCTCGCCCCCGGGGTCCTGAGATCGAGCCCCGTGGTGAGGGTGACCACAATCACGACGCTGGGGAGGGTGGCCAGAGTGGAGAGAATCCCCAGCAGGGGAGGTGGGACGAGGATGAGCAGTGGCCTGTAGTCGTGGAGTGCGAGGATTGTGAGGTGATCCCAGCAGACCACGTGATTGTGACCGTTTCGCTGGGCGTGCTCAAGAGGCAGTACACCAGTTTCTTTAGGCCATGTCTGCCCACAGAGAAGGTGGCCGCCATCCACCGCCTGGGCATTGGTACCACTGACAAGATCTTCCTTGAATTCGAGGAGCCCTTTTGGGGCCCTGAGTGCAACAGCCTGCAGTTTGTGTGGGAGGATGAGGCAGAGAGCTGTACCCTCACCTACCCGCCTGAGCTCTGGTACCGCAAGATCTGTGGCTTCGATGTCCTTTACCCACCAGAGCGCTATGGCCATGTGCTGAGTGGCTGGATCTGTGGGGAGGAGGCTCTCGTCATGGAGAGGTGCGATGACGAGGCTGTAGCGGAGATCTGCACGGAGATGCTTCGACAGTTCACAG GGAACCCCAATATACCAAAACCTAGGCGAATCCTGCGCTCAGCCTGGGGCAGCAACCCATACTTCCGGGGTTCCTATTCATACACACAGGTGGGCTCAAGTGGGGCAGATGTGGAGAAGCTGGCCAAGCCCCTGCCCTACACAGAGAGCTCCAAGACAGCG CATGGAAGCTCCACAAAGCAGCAGCCTGGTCACCTTTTATCATCCAAGTGCCCAGAACAATCCCTGGACCCTAGTAGGGGCTCCATAAAG CCCATGCAGGTGCTGTTCTCCGGTGAGGCCACACACCGCAAGTACTACTCCACCACCCACGGTGCTCTGCTCTCTGGCCAGCGTGAGGCCGCTCGGCTCATCGAGATGTACCGAGACCTCTTCCAGCAGGGGCCCTGA
- the Smox gene encoding spermine oxidase isoform X9 — translation MIQQYLKVESCESSSHSIDEVSLSAFGEWTEIPGAHHIIPSGFMRVVELLAKGIPPHVIQLGKPVRCIHWDQASARPRGPEIEPRGEGDHNHDAGEGGQSGENPQQGRWDEDEQWPVVVECEDCEVIPADHVIVTVSLGVLKRQYTSFFRPCLPTEKVAAIHRLGIGTTDKIFLEFEEPFWGPECNSLQFVWEDEAESCTLTYPPELWYRKICGFDVLYPPERYGHVLSGWICGEEALVMERCDDEAVAEICTEMLRQFTGNPNIPKPRRILRSAWGSNPYFRGSYSYTQVGSSGADVEKLAKPLPYTESSKTAHGSSTKQQPGHLLSSKCPEQSLDPSRGSIKPMQVLFSGEATHRKYYSTTHGALLSGQREAARLIEMYRDLFQQGP, via the exons ATGATCCAGCAGTACCTGAAG GTGGAGAGCTGTGAAAGCAGCTCTCACAGCATAGATGAAGTGTCCCTGAGCGCCTTTGGAGAATGGACGGAGATCCCTGGCGCCCATCACATCATCCCCTCCGGCTTCATGCGAGTTGTGGAGCTGCTGGCTAAGGGCATTCCCCCACATGTCATCCAGCTGGGGAAACCCGTCCGTTGCATCCACTGGGACCAGGCCTCGGCTCGCCCCCGGGGTCCTGAGATCGAGCCCCGTGGTGAGGGTGACCACAATCACGACGCTGGGGAGGGTGGCCAGAGTGGAGAGAATCCCCAGCAGGGGAGGTGGGACGAGGATGAGCAGTGGCCTGTAGTCGTGGAGTGCGAGGATTGTGAGGTGATCCCAGCAGACCACGTGATTGTGACCGTTTCGCTGGGCGTGCTCAAGAGGCAGTACACCAGTTTCTTTAGGCCATGTCTGCCCACAGAGAAGGTGGCCGCCATCCACCGCCTGGGCATTGGTACCACTGACAAGATCTTCCTTGAATTCGAGGAGCCCTTTTGGGGCCCTGAGTGCAACAGCCTGCAGTTTGTGTGGGAGGATGAGGCAGAGAGCTGTACCCTCACCTACCCGCCTGAGCTCTGGTACCGCAAGATCTGTGGCTTCGATGTCCTTTACCCACCAGAGCGCTATGGCCATGTGCTGAGTGGCTGGATCTGTGGGGAGGAGGCTCTCGTCATGGAGAGGTGCGATGACGAGGCTGTAGCGGAGATCTGCACGGAGATGCTTCGACAGTTCACAG GGAACCCCAATATACCAAAACCTAGGCGAATCCTGCGCTCAGCCTGGGGCAGCAACCCATACTTCCGGGGTTCCTATTCATACACACAGGTGGGCTCAAGTGGGGCAGATGTGGAGAAGCTGGCCAAGCCCCTGCCCTACACAGAGAGCTCCAAGACAGCG CATGGAAGCTCCACAAAGCAGCAGCCTGGTCACCTTTTATCATCCAAGTGCCCAGAACAATCCCTGGACCCTAGTAGGGGCTCCATAAAG CCCATGCAGGTGCTGTTCTCCGGTGAGGCCACACACCGCAAGTACTACTCCACCACCCACGGTGCTCTGCTCTCTGGCCAGCGTGAGGCCGCTCGGCTCATCGAGATGTACCGAGACCTCTTCCAGCAGGGGCCCTGA
- the Smox gene encoding spermine oxidase isoform X4 encodes MAFWKRQQMGSAAWAASASTPRMAWPATLPTVAAASPRTWLRNSVIYTTSSGIINVCHHAWLSGYFLPITLSGCDFFSFLLVYNLTQEFFRNGKPVNAESQNSVGVFTREKVRNRIRDDPDDTEATKRLKLAMIQQYLKVESCESSSHSIDEVSLSAFGEWTEIPGAHHIIPSGFMRVVELLAKGIPPHVIQLGKPVRCIHWDQASARPRGPEIEPRGEGDHNHDAGEGGQSGENPQQGRWDEDEQWPVVVECEDCEVIPADHVIVTVSLGVLKRQYTSFFRPCLPTEKVAAIHRLGIGTTDKIFLEFEEPFWGPECNSLQFVWEDEAESCTLTYPPELWYRKICGFDVLYPPERYGHVLSGWICGEEALVMERCDDEAVAEICTEMLRQFTGNPNIPKPRRILRSAWGSNPYFRGSYSYTQVGSSGADVEKLAKPLPYTESSKTAHGSSTKQQPGHLLSSKCPEQSLDPSRGSIKPMQVLFSGEATHRKYYSTTHGALLSGQREAARLIEMYRDLFQQGP; translated from the exons ATGGCCTTTTGGAAGAGACAACAGATGGGGAGCGCAGCGTGGGCCGCATCAGCCTCTACTCCAAGAATGGCGTGGCCTGCTACCTTACCAACCGTGGCCGCCGCATCCCCAAGGACGTGGTTGAGGAATTCAGTGATTTATACAACGAG ttctgggattataaatgtgtgccaccatgcctggctgtctGGATACTTCCTGCCAATAACCCTCAGTGGCTGTGACTTCTTCTCCTTCCTGTTG GTCTATAACTTGACCCAGGAGTTCTTCCGGAATGGTAAACCAGTCAATGCTGAGAGTCAGAACAGTGTCGGGGTGTTCACCCGGGAGAAGGTGCGGAATCGCATCAGGGATGACCCTGACGACACAGAGGCCACCAAGCGCCTGAAGCTCGCCATGATCCAGCAGTACCTGAAG GTGGAGAGCTGTGAAAGCAGCTCTCACAGCATAGATGAAGTGTCCCTGAGCGCCTTTGGAGAATGGACGGAGATCCCTGGCGCCCATCACATCATCCCCTCCGGCTTCATGCGAGTTGTGGAGCTGCTGGCTAAGGGCATTCCCCCACATGTCATCCAGCTGGGGAAACCCGTCCGTTGCATCCACTGGGACCAGGCCTCGGCTCGCCCCCGGGGTCCTGAGATCGAGCCCCGTGGTGAGGGTGACCACAATCACGACGCTGGGGAGGGTGGCCAGAGTGGAGAGAATCCCCAGCAGGGGAGGTGGGACGAGGATGAGCAGTGGCCTGTAGTCGTGGAGTGCGAGGATTGTGAGGTGATCCCAGCAGACCACGTGATTGTGACCGTTTCGCTGGGCGTGCTCAAGAGGCAGTACACCAGTTTCTTTAGGCCATGTCTGCCCACAGAGAAGGTGGCCGCCATCCACCGCCTGGGCATTGGTACCACTGACAAGATCTTCCTTGAATTCGAGGAGCCCTTTTGGGGCCCTGAGTGCAACAGCCTGCAGTTTGTGTGGGAGGATGAGGCAGAGAGCTGTACCCTCACCTACCCGCCTGAGCTCTGGTACCGCAAGATCTGTGGCTTCGATGTCCTTTACCCACCAGAGCGCTATGGCCATGTGCTGAGTGGCTGGATCTGTGGGGAGGAGGCTCTCGTCATGGAGAGGTGCGATGACGAGGCTGTAGCGGAGATCTGCACGGAGATGCTTCGACAGTTCACAG GGAACCCCAATATACCAAAACCTAGGCGAATCCTGCGCTCAGCCTGGGGCAGCAACCCATACTTCCGGGGTTCCTATTCATACACACAGGTGGGCTCAAGTGGGGCAGATGTGGAGAAGCTGGCCAAGCCCCTGCCCTACACAGAGAGCTCCAAGACAGCG CATGGAAGCTCCACAAAGCAGCAGCCTGGTCACCTTTTATCATCCAAGTGCCCAGAACAATCCCTGGACCCTAGTAGGGGCTCCATAAAG CCCATGCAGGTGCTGTTCTCCGGTGAGGCCACACACCGCAAGTACTACTCCACCACCCACGGTGCTCTGCTCTCTGGCCAGCGTGAGGCCGCTCGGCTCATCGAGATGTACCGAGACCTCTTCCAGCAGGGGCCCTGA